One Nostoc sp. UHCC 0302 DNA window includes the following coding sequences:
- a CDS encoding LdpA C-terminal domain-containing domain — MTDLFAPLQSLKQGHWFKLICGASFQHLPAVRSLTLAYTLAGADCIDVAADPAVIAAAQAALQVARGLTRDAQERGFGYKGNLPFLMVSLNDGEDPHFRKAEFNATDCPTDCPRPCERICPAQAIVFNPIKDDFSGVISQKCYGCGRCIPICPYDIIYTSSYMSTPGAIAPLVMSTGVDAVEIHTKVGRLAEFQRLWQAISPWVDKLKVVAISCPDGEGMVDYLRALYDLITPCPSTLIWQTDGRPMSGDIGDGTTLAAVKLAQKVLAAKLSGYVQLAGGTNSYTVAKLKAMGLLQREAERQRGRGVEWNSYFPPSPHPPLPPSISGVAYGSYARVLLSPILEQLENKEVSNTSVKATVRLEDEPELLWQAVGLAHSLVSQLKSQQER, encoded by the coding sequence GTGACTGATCTGTTCGCCCCTTTACAATCTCTCAAACAAGGTCACTGGTTCAAGCTCATCTGCGGAGCTAGTTTCCAGCATCTTCCTGCGGTCAGAAGTTTAACATTAGCCTACACTTTGGCGGGTGCTGACTGCATAGATGTGGCAGCTGATCCAGCGGTGATTGCCGCAGCGCAAGCGGCGCTACAAGTAGCCAGAGGTCTAACTAGGGATGCCCAGGAGCGAGGCTTTGGCTACAAAGGCAACTTACCCTTTTTAATGGTCAGCCTAAACGATGGAGAAGACCCTCATTTTCGCAAAGCAGAATTTAATGCCACTGATTGTCCTACAGACTGCCCTAGACCCTGTGAACGGATTTGTCCGGCACAAGCAATCGTTTTTAACCCGATAAAAGACGATTTTTCGGGAGTTATCTCCCAAAAATGCTATGGCTGCGGCCGTTGCATTCCAATTTGTCCGTACGATATAATTTATACATCATCGTATATGTCAACGCCAGGAGCGATCGCGCCATTGGTAATGTCAACGGGAGTAGATGCCGTAGAAATCCATACAAAAGTAGGGCGGTTGGCAGAATTTCAGCGATTGTGGCAAGCAATTTCACCGTGGGTAGATAAATTAAAGGTAGTAGCCATCAGCTGTCCAGATGGGGAGGGGATGGTTGACTACCTACGTGCATTGTATGACCTGATTACCCCGTGTCCTAGTACGTTAATTTGGCAAACCGATGGTCGCCCAATGAGTGGTGATATTGGGGATGGCACTACTTTAGCCGCGGTGAAATTAGCACAAAAAGTTTTGGCAGCTAAGTTATCAGGATATGTGCAATTAGCAGGTGGTACTAATAGCTACACCGTTGCCAAGTTAAAGGCAATGGGATTGCTGCAAAGAGAGGCAGAGAGGCAGAGAGGGAGAGGGGTAGAGTGGAATTCTTATTTCCCCCCCTCCCCCCATCCCCCACTCCCCCCCTCTATTTCCGGGGTCGCCTACGGTAGCTACGCCCGTGTACTGTTGTCACCAATTCTGGAGCAGTTAGAGAATAAGGAGGTGAGTAACACTAGTGTTAAGGCGACTGTCCGCCTTGAAGACGAACCCGAATTACTCTGGCAGGCTGTAGGGCTTGCCCATTCTCTCGTTTCCCAGCTCAAGTCACAGCAGGAGCGCTAA
- a CDS encoding EAL domain-containing protein, with protein sequence MNYERLEADKKDILLIDDMAVNLRVLSAILAREGYNVRKALNWQMALTACQTVLPDLILLDIMMPEVDGYEVCQRLKASQLTADIPVIFISALDDVFDKVKAFSVGGVDYITKPFESEEVLVRVQNQLALRTAQLEILKLNAELEQRVQQRTSELEKALHKLQGEVTYRKHLQSKLLDIALHDSLTGLPNRILFIRRLEKALNSAKQEPNYHFAVLFLDCDRFKVINDSLGHLVGDELLRAIARRLQACLKPVDTLARLGGDEFAILLENLTDISIAIKLAESILQQLSLSFQLSRYEVFMNASIGISWGNKDYDRPEYLLRDADTAMYRAKAQGRARYYVFDPVMYQEAIQILELENDLRRAIERQEFLVYYQPIISLSTGRISGFEALVRWQHPIRGLVSPIEFIPVAEETGLINAINTWVLRSACQQLSIWQHYPVTPEPLTISVNLSARLFLQPDLLVQIDQIIEETKVNPAYLELEITESVIMENSNAVRIILQQLKQRKMKLVMDDFGTGYSSLSYLHSFPLNALKIDKSFVKRMQENQENMGLVPAMIGIADSMGMVVIAEGVETKEQLLQLRSLNCNFAQGYFFARPLEQQSVIKLLAASPQW encoded by the coding sequence ATGAATTACGAGCGGTTAGAAGCTGATAAAAAAGATATTTTGCTCATTGACGATATGGCAGTCAATTTGCGAGTTTTATCTGCAATCCTAGCAAGGGAAGGATATAACGTTCGCAAAGCTTTGAACTGGCAAATGGCATTGACAGCTTGTCAAACAGTATTACCCGATTTGATATTACTCGACATTATGATGCCAGAAGTCGATGGCTATGAAGTTTGCCAGAGGTTAAAAGCGAGTCAGTTAACTGCGGATATTCCAGTAATATTTATTAGTGCTTTGGATGACGTTTTTGACAAAGTTAAAGCATTTAGTGTAGGTGGTGTAGACTATATCACCAAACCTTTCGAGTCTGAAGAAGTTTTAGTGCGTGTACAAAATCAATTAGCATTGAGAACAGCACAATTAGAAATATTGAAACTCAACGCTGAGTTGGAACAAAGGGTACAACAGCGCACTTCGGAGCTAGAAAAGGCTTTGCATAAACTCCAAGGAGAAGTTACCTACCGCAAACATCTGCAAAGTAAATTGCTAGATATAGCATTACACGATTCATTGACTGGGTTACCAAATCGAATTTTGTTTATTAGGCGATTAGAAAAAGCTCTAAATAGTGCTAAGCAAGAACCCAATTATCATTTTGCTGTATTGTTTTTAGATTGCGATCGCTTTAAAGTTATTAACGATTCCTTGGGACATCTGGTGGGAGATGAATTGCTTAGGGCGATCGCCCGTCGTTTACAAGCTTGTCTAAAACCTGTTGATACTTTAGCACGATTAGGTGGTGACGAATTTGCAATCCTCCTAGAAAACCTCACAGATATTAGCATAGCGATCAAACTTGCTGAGTCCATTTTGCAACAGCTATCACTCAGCTTTCAGCTATCCAGGTATGAAGTGTTTATGAATGCCAGTATTGGCATTAGTTGGGGCAATAAAGATTATGATCGTCCAGAATATTTGCTGCGGGATGCTGACACAGCAATGTATCGCGCTAAAGCTCAAGGAAGAGCCAGGTATTACGTTTTTGACCCAGTCATGTATCAGGAAGCTATTCAGATTTTAGAACTAGAAAATGACCTGCGAAGAGCTATTGAACGGCAAGAATTCCTCGTTTACTATCAGCCAATTATTTCCTTAAGTACAGGTAGAATTTCTGGTTTTGAAGCATTAGTGCGCTGGCAACATCCAATTCGTGGTTTGGTTTCTCCTATAGAGTTTATTCCCGTGGCAGAAGAGACAGGTTTAATTAATGCTATTAACACTTGGGTATTACGGTCAGCTTGCCAGCAATTAAGCATTTGGCAACATTATCCAGTGACGCCAGAACCTTTAACTATCAGTGTTAATTTGAGCGCAAGATTATTTTTGCAACCTGATTTACTAGTACAAATTGACCAAATTATTGAAGAAACTAAAGTAAATCCTGCTTACTTAGAATTGGAAATTACAGAAAGCGTAATTATGGAAAATAGTAATGCAGTCAGAATAATTCTCCAGCAATTAAAGCAGCGAAAAATGAAGTTAGTTATGGATGACTTTGGTACAGGCTATTCTTCTTTAAGTTACCTGCACAGTTTTCCTTTGAATGCGCTTAAAATTGATAAATCTTTTGTCAAACGTATGCAGGAAAATCAAGAAAACATGGGATTAGTACCTGCAATGATTGGCATTGCTGATTCTATGGGGATGGTAGTGATTGCTGAAGGTGTGGAAACAAAAGAACAGTTATTGCAATTGAGAAGTTTAAACTGTAATTTTGCTCAAGGATATTTTTTTGCTAGACCGTTGGAGCAACAATCGGTTATCAAGTTGCTTGCTGCGTCCCCTCAATGGTGA
- a CDS encoding response regulator, whose protein sequence is MDINQNNQHKGNILVVDDTPDNLRLLSAMLTAQGFEVRKALNGKMALTACQMVVPDLILLDINMPEMDGYEVCQQLKANEKTCEVPVIFISALDDILDKVKAFDVGGVDYITKPFHGAEVVLRIENQINLRLFQVKLKEKNILLQQALDNLKAAQVQQIQNEKMVALGQLVAGIAHEVNNPISFIYGNLQYAGQYVQELVNMIEAYQQEYPKPAPKIQQIVKDLDLNFVIKDLQDLIGAMYRGSDRIREIVLALQNFSRHDEAEMKQVNIHEGIDSTLVMLQHRFRETVDRPHIVVVKDYGELPVVSCYASELNQVFMHLLNNAIDAIEETFVIKSQLRAERSRSADSRHSDLLPKGDAKSERGISPVEQSGVILSSSEDKKQTEKSDTQLSASRTSPMVDRRRTEATPQIRIRTEVKDSNIVRIAIADNGPGIDESLRSRLFDPFFTTKPVGKGSGLGLSISYHIVVQKHRGQIICISSPGHGAEFVIEIPIKQPETNS, encoded by the coding sequence ATGGATATCAATCAAAATAACCAACATAAAGGAAACATTTTGGTGGTCGATGATACCCCAGATAATTTACGTCTTTTATCGGCAATGTTGACTGCACAAGGTTTTGAAGTTCGGAAAGCCTTAAACGGTAAAATGGCTCTGACCGCCTGTCAAATGGTTGTGCCAGATTTGATTTTACTAGATATTAATATGCCAGAAATGGATGGCTATGAAGTTTGTCAACAATTGAAAGCCAATGAGAAAACTTGCGAAGTTCCAGTAATTTTTATTAGCGCCTTAGATGATATTTTAGATAAAGTAAAAGCTTTTGATGTTGGTGGTGTTGATTATATTACCAAACCTTTTCATGGCGCAGAGGTCGTATTGCGAATTGAAAATCAAATAAATTTACGTTTATTCCAAGTTAAACTTAAAGAAAAAAATATCTTACTACAGCAAGCTTTAGATAACTTGAAAGCTGCTCAAGTCCAACAAATTCAGAATGAAAAGATGGTAGCGCTAGGGCAGTTAGTGGCAGGAATAGCTCATGAAGTGAATAACCCCATCAGTTTTATTTATGGGAATCTTCAATATGCTGGTCAATATGTGCAAGAGTTAGTCAATATGATTGAGGCTTATCAACAAGAATATCCCAAACCTGCACCAAAAATTCAACAAATAGTTAAAGATTTAGACTTAAATTTTGTGATTAAAGACCTGCAAGATTTGATAGGTGCTATGTATAGAGGATCTGATCGGATTCGAGAAATCGTACTAGCATTACAAAACTTCTCTAGGCATGATGAAGCCGAAATGAAGCAGGTGAATATCCATGAAGGTATCGATAGCACTTTAGTGATGTTACAACATCGATTTAGGGAAACAGTAGACCGACCTCATATTGTTGTAGTAAAAGACTATGGCGAATTGCCTGTAGTAAGCTGTTATGCAAGTGAACTAAACCAAGTATTTATGCATCTCTTGAATAATGCTATCGATGCAATAGAAGAGACATTTGTCATTAAGAGCCAGTTACGTGCAGAGAGAAGTCGGAGCGCCGACTCGCGGCACTCTGACCTTCTCCCAAAGGGAGACGCCAAGAGCGAACGGGGGATTTCTCCAGTGGAGCAATCTGGTGTTATTTTGTCATCATCAGAAGATAAAAAACAAACAGAAAAGTCTGACACCCAGCTTTCTGCAAGCAGAACTTCTCCTATGGTTGACCGGAGGCGAACGGAGGCAACTCCACAGATTCGAATTCGCACAGAGGTAAAAGATTCTAATATTGTCAGGATTGCGATCGCTGATAATGGCCCTGGTATAGATGAATCGTTGCGATCGCGTTTATTTGATCCATTTTTTACCACAAAACCTGTAGGTAAGGGTAGTGGCCTAGGATTATCGATTAGCTATCACATTGTCGTCCAAAAACATCGAGGACAGATTATCTGTATCTCATCTCCAGGACACGGAGCAGAGTTTGTAATTGAGATTCCCATCAAACAACCTGAGACTAATTCGTAA
- a CDS encoding PAS domain S-box protein, with protein MDIPKLCLFNENCQQPLLKVVGNMLLVDVIHLMNQTQASCALVLEQQQLVGIFTERDVVRAIANAVPLANTSVAKLMTQPVITLSETEAEDISAVWQRFYQHRIRHLPVVDHQGQVLAVVTPASFAANCWMDTEITTESSEKKAELEVIRSRDLREAIFNESADALFLVDTETLLTTDCNQRAVKLFAASNKAELINIEGQILQKRPFTTDELTSIVEEINEQGFWSREIEYLTRQGDCFWGNIAVKQINVAGQVMNLVRVTDISNRKQAEEKLRQREAQLATAQQIAHVGSWEWNLETQKRDWSIETFRIFGLNPTQSEPSEAEFLQMIHPDDRLLWQTCLQEAIAQRTPFNVEYRIIRSDGSVRYLESKAEIACDPRGQAVKLLGAILDITERKQTELEIIKSRDLREAIYNESTDAIFLVNAETLLITDCNDRAVKLFDVSSKAELINIEAQTLQKQPFPPDELTTILEEVNQQRVWNREIEYLTRQGNCFWGNIAAKQIKIAGQVMNLVRVTDISERKRTEEALARSEEHLRLTLEFTHIGSWGWDIQTDEVTWNDKHYRLLGLLPETSVAEYQLWRNSIHPEDVDRVEQALFKALTEHTNYEAEYRVIHPNGGVHWLIGKGRGIYNQAGEPIRMLGVIIDVSEQQAALRDRKLAEQALQEKENFLRSIYDGVGEAIFVVDVLNDDFRFVGVNPAHERLTGLNSHVLQGKTPEQILAPTMAAIVRQHYQDCVSAGKTITYEECLPFKGQETWWLTSLTPLRDENARIYRIVGNSINISDRKRAEQMLELQAVITRNIAEGICLVRADDGVIVYTNPKFDQMFGYDPGELIGHHVSIVNYADEYTTAEEVNQAIRTAVLHHGEANYEVQNVKKDGTPFWSSAMTTVFGHPEYGKVLVAVHQDITEQKQAQEQIRASLKEKEVLLKEIHHRVKNNLGIVSSLLQMQSRRIQDSQASVILRDSQNRIASIALVHEKLYRSEDLADIDFAQYIPDLTTHLFDSYNVSSSQIKLNIQVDDASLDIETAISCGLIINELVSNALKYAFPGNCGGEIQVRFYQECEPLMLGLQQGKLILIIQDNGVGLPENFDSKKAKTLGINLVHGLVKQLRGKLEIDSHQGTKFKIIF; from the coding sequence ATGGATATTCCTAAACTGTGTCTATTTAATGAAAATTGTCAACAACCATTGCTAAAAGTTGTCGGAAATATGCTATTGGTTGACGTGATTCATTTGATGAATCAAACCCAGGCAAGTTGTGCGCTGGTTTTAGAGCAGCAACAGCTAGTTGGCATTTTCACTGAACGAGACGTGGTTCGGGCGATCGCCAATGCTGTTCCATTGGCAAATACAAGCGTTGCTAAATTGATGACTCAACCTGTTATTACCTTAAGTGAGACGGAAGCTGAGGATATTTCTGCTGTCTGGCAAAGATTTTATCAACATCGAATTCGCCACTTACCCGTGGTTGATCATCAAGGACAGGTGCTAGCTGTTGTGACACCTGCATCATTTGCGGCAAACTGCTGGATGGATACGGAAATTACTACCGAGAGTAGCGAAAAGAAAGCCGAGTTAGAAGTTATTCGCAGCCGAGATTTACGAGAAGCCATCTTTAACGAGTCTGCTGATGCTCTGTTTCTGGTGGATACAGAAACATTGCTGACTACTGATTGTAATCAACGAGCAGTGAAATTGTTTGCAGCTTCTAACAAAGCTGAACTGATTAACATTGAGGGCCAAATACTGCAAAAACGACCCTTCACCACTGATGAGTTAACCAGCATTGTCGAAGAAATTAATGAGCAAGGGTTTTGGAGTCGAGAAATTGAATACCTGACTCGACAAGGCGATTGCTTTTGGGGAAACATCGCAGTCAAACAAATCAACGTTGCTGGCCAGGTGATGAATTTGGTACGAGTAACAGATATCAGCAACCGCAAACAGGCTGAGGAAAAACTCCGACAACGGGAAGCGCAACTAGCCACAGCTCAACAGATTGCTCATGTGGGTAGTTGGGAATGGAACTTAGAAACTCAGAAGCGAGATTGGTCAATCGAAACCTTTCGCATCTTTGGTTTAAATCCAACTCAATCAGAACCCTCCGAAGCTGAATTTCTCCAGATGATTCATCCAGACGATCGCTTACTGTGGCAAACTTGCCTCCAAGAGGCGATCGCTCAAAGAACCCCCTTTAATGTTGAATATCGAATTATTCGATCCGATGGCTCAGTGCGCTACCTTGAGTCGAAAGCAGAGATAGCTTGTGATCCTCGCGGGCAAGCAGTTAAGCTGTTAGGAGCTATTCTCGATATTACAGAGCGTAAACAAACTGAGTTAGAAATCATCAAGAGCCGCGACCTGCGAGAAGCTATCTACAATGAATCTACTGATGCCATCTTTCTGGTGAATGCAGAAACATTACTAATAACTGACTGTAATGATCGCGCTGTGAAGCTGTTTGATGTCTCTAGTAAGGCAGAACTAATTAATATTGAGGCTCAAACTCTACAAAAACAACCATTTCCTCCCGATGAATTAACTACCATTTTGGAAGAAGTTAACCAGCAAAGGGTTTGGAATCGAGAAATTGAATACTTGACTCGACAAGGCAATTGCTTTTGGGGAAACATCGCAGCCAAACAAATCAAAATTGCTGGGCAGGTGATGAATTTGGTAAGAGTCACAGATATCAGCGAACGTAAACGGACAGAAGAAGCTTTAGCCAGAAGTGAAGAACATCTGAGGCTAACATTAGAATTTACTCACATCGGTAGTTGGGGCTGGGATATTCAAACAGATGAAGTCACTTGGAATGATAAGCATTATCGCTTGCTAGGATTGCTCCCAGAAACATCAGTAGCTGAATATCAACTATGGCGCAATTCTATTCATCCAGAAGATGTTGACCGAGTTGAACAAGCTTTATTTAAAGCGCTGACAGAGCATACTAATTATGAAGCTGAATATCGAGTTATTCATCCCAATGGCGGGGTACACTGGCTGATTGGTAAAGGGCGCGGTATCTACAACCAAGCTGGCGAACCCATACGGATGCTAGGTGTGATAATTGATGTTAGCGAACAACAAGCTGCACTGCGCGATCGCAAACTAGCAGAGCAAGCGCTTCAAGAAAAGGAGAACTTTTTACGCAGTATCTACGATGGTGTTGGAGAAGCAATTTTTGTTGTAGATGTTTTAAATGATGATTTTCGCTTCGTGGGTGTAAACCCTGCCCATGAAAGGCTCACCGGCTTAAATTCTCATGTATTACAGGGCAAGACCCCGGAGCAAATCCTTGCTCCCACTATGGCAGCGATTGTGCGGCAGCATTATCAAGATTGCGTCTCGGCTGGCAAAACTATTACCTATGAGGAATGCTTACCTTTCAAAGGGCAGGAAACATGGTGGCTAACCAGTTTGACTCCCCTACGAGACGAAAACGCGCGTATTTATCGCATCGTTGGTAATAGCATTAATATTAGCGATCGCAAACGCGCTGAACAGATGTTAGAGCTGCAAGCAGTCATTACCCGGAACATAGCTGAGGGAATTTGCTTAGTTAGAGCCGATGATGGCGTAATTGTCTATACCAATCCTAAATTTGACCAGATGTTTGGTTATGATCCTGGTGAGCTAATAGGTCACCATGTATCGATTGTTAACTATGCAGATGAATATACCACTGCCGAAGAAGTTAATCAGGCGATTAGGACTGCCGTATTGCATCATGGTGAGGCAAATTATGAAGTCCAGAACGTTAAGAAAGATGGCACTCCATTTTGGAGTAGCGCAATGACGACCGTTTTTGGGCATCCTGAATATGGAAAAGTTCTGGTTGCTGTCCACCAAGATATTACTGAACAAAAGCAAGCACAGGAACAAATTAGAGCATCTTTGAAAGAAAAGGAGGTATTACTCAAAGAAATTCACCATCGTGTCAAGAACAATTTAGGAATTGTAAGTAGTTTGCTTCAGATGCAGTCTAGACGTATACAAGATTCTCAAGCCAGTGTAATTCTCCGGGATAGCCAAAACCGAATAGCTTCGATTGCCCTGGTTCATGAAAAACTGTACCGCTCTGAAGATTTAGCTGATATTGATTTCGCTCAATATATTCCGGATTTAACAACCCATTTATTCGATTCTTATAACGTCAGTTCAAGCCAGATAAAACTTAATATTCAAGTAGATGATGCTAGCCTGGACATTGAAACCGCCATTTCTTGCGGTTTGATTATCAACGAACTAGTTTCCAATGCTTTGAAATACGCCTTTCCCGGTAATTGTGGAGGCGAAATTCAGGTCAGGTTTTATCAAGAATGCGAACCTTTGATGTTGGGGTTACAGCAGGGTAAGCTAATACTAATTATTCAAGACAATGGTGTTGGCCTTCCAGAAAACTTTGATAGTAAAAAAGCTAAAACACTGGGGATAAACCTTGTGCATGGTTTAGTTAAGCAGCTAAGAGGAAAGCTTGAGATTGACTCTCATCAGGGAACAAAATTTAAAATAATTTTTTAA
- a CDS encoding ATP-binding protein, with translation MVRILVVEDEYILAINLQESLESLGYTVPDIVDSAEAAIEKATELRPNLILMDIRLRGEMDGIEAAEQIWNSLQIPIIYVTGHSDKSTVERATLTLPFGYILKPIREQELYVAIQTALSRYEREQFLSTVLREMGNGVIVVDPELRVKYLNQVAEALTGWRLNEAKERNLNEVIKLIDEQTKLPVENPIISALEQGNTVYLNNHILLIGKNGKTIPIADSATHLRDNSGLITGAVMVFRDDTQRRLTYEPHLTIERNRQLEIQVAELERLNQLKEDFLATTSHEMRTPLLNIKMAIYMLENALTQEGILSSESVFASESVVHYLSILRDQCEQELNLVDDLLNMRMIDADVYPLELTSIQLQDWLPHVVECFQERTQVQQQNLQVSIVPNLPPLISDLASLTQIVSELLNNACKYTSPDEQIRLTVQLSYTTTSLINEDAESNFTLNKKTPYFEIKISNSGVTIPVKEQSRIFEPFYRIPQSDRCQHGGTGLGLALVKKLVECLQGTIEVTSFQGWTNFTVKLPLSLSK, from the coding sequence ATGGTTCGTATCCTAGTTGTTGAGGATGAGTATATCCTTGCTATCAATTTACAAGAAAGTTTAGAGTCCCTAGGATATACTGTTCCAGATATTGTAGATTCTGCAGAAGCAGCAATTGAAAAGGCTACGGAGCTTCGCCCAAACTTGATTTTGATGGATATCCGGCTACGGGGTGAAATGGACGGTATCGAAGCAGCAGAGCAAATTTGGAATAGTCTGCAAATTCCCATCATCTACGTCACAGGACATTCTGATAAAAGTACCGTAGAGCGGGCAACGCTAACATTACCCTTTGGTTACATCCTTAAACCTATCAGGGAGCAAGAACTGTACGTCGCCATTCAAACAGCACTCAGTCGTTATGAACGTGAGCAATTTTTGAGTACTGTGCTTCGAGAAATGGGCAACGGAGTAATTGTGGTTGATCCTGAGTTACGTGTCAAATACTTGAATCAGGTAGCTGAAGCATTAACAGGATGGCGATTGAATGAAGCAAAGGAACGGAACTTAAATGAGGTAATCAAACTTATTGATGAACAAACTAAGCTTCCTGTAGAAAATCCGATTATCTCAGCCCTGGAACAAGGAAATACTGTCTATCTTAACAATCACATTCTACTGATTGGCAAAAACGGAAAAACTATTCCCATAGCTGACAGCGCTACTCACCTTAGAGACAATAGTGGCTTAATTACGGGAGCTGTAATGGTTTTTCGAGATGACACGCAACGGCGACTGACCTATGAACCTCATCTTACAATTGAACGTAATCGGCAACTAGAAATTCAAGTGGCAGAACTGGAACGGCTCAACCAGTTGAAAGAGGATTTTTTAGCAACTACTTCTCACGAAATGCGAACGCCGTTGTTAAACATCAAAATGGCAATTTATATGCTAGAAAATGCTTTAACTCAAGAAGGCATTTTGAGTTCAGAGTCGGTTTTTGCATCTGAGTCCGTAGTCCACTACTTAAGTATCTTGCGTGACCAGTGCGAACAGGAACTAAATCTGGTGGACGATTTGCTGAATATGCGAATGATTGATGCAGACGTTTATCCATTAGAATTAACTTCAATTCAACTCCAAGACTGGCTGCCTCACGTTGTCGAGTGTTTTCAAGAACGGACTCAGGTTCAGCAACAAAATTTACAAGTTAGCATTGTCCCAAATTTACCACCTCTAATTTCAGATTTGGCTAGCCTAACTCAAATTGTGTCAGAGTTACTCAATAATGCTTGCAAATATACTTCTCCTGATGAACAGATTAGGTTAACTGTTCAGTTGAGCTACACGACAACAAGTTTAATTAATGAAGATGCTGAATCTAATTTTACTCTTAATAAGAAAACCCCATACTTTGAAATTAAAATTAGCAATTCTGGTGTGACAATTCCAGTAAAAGAACAATCTCGAATATTTGAGCCATTTTACCGGATTCCTCAAAGCGATCGCTGCCAGCATGGGGGAACAGGATTAGGCTTAGCATTAGTGAAAAAGCTAGTAGAATGTCTCCAAGGCACAATAGAAGTTACAAGCTTTCAAGGTTGGACAAATTTTACAGTTAAATTACCGTTGAGCCTATCAAAGTAA